The following are encoded together in the Parabacteroides chongii genome:
- a CDS encoding CRISPR-associated protein Cas7 produces MDNPFIYLRGLRHAEHTVFGVNDGQKYYFDPQFGKRMAYSSGQQVKRSVIEALNMPFAAITFNWEIDKKENKANQKEPHSPCDPTFTDQLLGGYMKAESGSMIVKHRSPLSVSAMRPLHPLLGGIESPTENITFDRTSHPEHHTVKVYWMESKKRGSELSKEELDEWLTTNRRSLPNRAFIQDQTRASGLFVYDIAIDLRTLFCVSTNKLEPELFPEIETKLREQGWTDGKNIFGNCLVCPKEKRDEIIPALAKAIINWRITSNQARTFSLMETVAIAISNDANQIAYAIRGELKDNTERPDAKPVIDETAHADIFVTPIANSYIAGSIGSVDALKKAEERLIKLISSFDYENQL; encoded by the coding sequence ATGGACAATCCCTTCATCTATTTACGTGGCCTTCGCCATGCAGAACATACAGTATTCGGCGTAAATGACGGACAGAAATACTATTTCGACCCTCAGTTCGGCAAAAGAATGGCTTATTCCAGCGGCCAACAAGTAAAACGCTCCGTTATAGAGGCGCTGAATATGCCCTTCGCAGCAATAACATTCAACTGGGAAATCGACAAAAAAGAAAATAAGGCAAACCAGAAAGAGCCTCACTCTCCATGCGATCCGACTTTTACGGATCAGTTATTGGGCGGGTATATGAAAGCTGAAAGCGGCAGTATGATCGTAAAGCATCGTAGCCCCTTGTCTGTTTCAGCCATGCGACCACTCCATCCTTTATTGGGAGGTATCGAGTCACCGACTGAAAATATCACTTTCGACAGGACCTCGCATCCGGAACATCATACCGTCAAAGTCTATTGGATGGAAAGCAAAAAGAGAGGAAGTGAATTGAGTAAGGAAGAGTTGGACGAATGGCTGACAACCAACCGGCGTTCACTCCCTAACCGAGCTTTTATCCAGGATCAGACCCGGGCTTCCGGCCTTTTTGTCTATGACATCGCTATCGATCTGAGAACTTTATTCTGTGTTTCCACCAACAAACTCGAACCGGAACTTTTCCCTGAAATCGAAACCAAGCTCCGGGAACAGGGCTGGACTGATGGTAAAAATATCTTTGGCAACTGCCTGGTTTGTCCTAAAGAGAAGAGGGATGAAATAATTCCGGCATTGGCAAAAGCAATCATCAACTGGCGCATCACTTCCAACCAGGCACGCACCTTCAGTTTAATGGAAACAGTAGCGATAGCCATCAGCAACGATGCCAATCAGATAGCGTATGCCATTCGCGGCGAATTGAAAGATAACACCGAAAGGCCGGATGCCAAACCGGTCATAGATGAAACCGCCCATGCTGATATTTTCGTTACTCCTATTGCCAACAGTTATATCGCCGGCTCGATTGGTTCCGTCGATGCCCTGAAGAAAGCCGAAGAAAGATTGATCAAACTGATCTCTTCTTTCGATTACGAAAATCAACTATAA
- the cas3 gene encoding CRISPR-associated helicase Cas3', with translation MKTIDEILAKSPDNGHVSLLEHCLHTRQAIEVFARRIDFPFDVAIALKGATLHDLGKAHTYFQDRMNKIINGSLSNRCNNFIHRHELSSLAFLPAFPLEEWDTLIEMVVAHHKSITDDPRRRGILDIASCDRHWIDNHLQDWEEWSQYGIQILNKLGYACTGIDRNKSRMALLYAVDYCESQTFGWSAWRGLLMAADHFASAFTSSTAKELETTFEVPDLSAYFKPERTNPLYPLSLIGVDDTRPHTLVVASTGAGKTDFLLKRCRGRIFYTLPFQASINAMWERLKATIPNKDIRLLHATSKIVVGNNMEEKMLQPLIGSSIKVLTPHQLSSIIFGTSGFESVILDIKGCDIILDEIHTYSDYSQAMVLEIVKALLKFGCRIHIGTATMPTALYNQLLEILGGKENVYEVKLSDETLDTFDRHQIFKLDKEDSVSPILVNAFKGKEKVLAIYNTVNKAQAAFKEFREEFPDIPMMLIHSRFKQSDRVKLEKLLKEEFNGDRKEYGNGKCPCLVISTQVVEVSLDISFDRMITLCAPLDSLIQRFGRINRKRVTSNNRIYRPIHVIAPEGNVLPYKMELLKRSFDQLPDNGDILQERSLQEKIDKVYRSVETKEIDIHLAVQDGDFSLINLTSRTEAILLKALEIESATCILAADRDKYITATWEERINMEIPVNWKTISRYRDKYEQLQDIGANPFVIPMPQEEYEIYGLQLVEHD, from the coding sequence ATGAAAACCATCGACGAAATACTGGCAAAAAGCCCTGACAACGGCCATGTTTCACTCCTTGAACATTGCCTGCATACCCGGCAGGCTATCGAGGTCTTTGCCCGGCGAATAGATTTTCCCTTCGATGTAGCGATTGCTCTCAAAGGGGCAACTTTACACGATCTAGGCAAAGCGCATACGTATTTTCAGGACCGAATGAACAAGATTATAAATGGCTCCCTCTCAAACAGATGTAATAATTTCATTCATCGGCATGAGTTATCGTCACTGGCTTTCCTGCCGGCCTTTCCTTTAGAGGAATGGGACACCTTGATAGAAATGGTTGTAGCCCATCATAAGTCCATCACAGACGATCCCCGGCGAAGAGGTATATTGGATATTGCTTCCTGCGATCGACATTGGATAGACAACCATCTGCAGGACTGGGAAGAATGGAGTCAATACGGCATACAAATATTGAATAAACTTGGGTATGCCTGCACCGGAATAGACCGGAATAAATCCAGGATGGCTTTACTTTATGCGGTAGATTATTGCGAATCGCAGACTTTCGGATGGTCTGCCTGGAGAGGGTTATTAATGGCGGCAGATCATTTCGCTTCGGCATTTACTTCATCTACCGCAAAAGAACTCGAAACAACATTCGAAGTTCCGGATCTGTCCGCCTATTTTAAACCGGAACGAACAAATCCTCTATACCCATTGTCACTGATCGGAGTAGATGACACCCGACCTCATACGCTGGTGGTTGCATCGACAGGTGCAGGAAAAACAGATTTTCTATTGAAAAGATGCAGAGGACGCATTTTTTACACCCTGCCATTCCAGGCTTCCATAAATGCCATGTGGGAAAGACTAAAAGCGACTATTCCCAATAAAGATATTCGTTTGCTACATGCGACATCGAAGATAGTCGTCGGAAATAATATGGAAGAAAAGATGTTACAGCCATTGATCGGGTCGAGTATCAAAGTATTGACACCCCATCAACTATCGTCCATCATCTTCGGTACTTCCGGCTTTGAAAGTGTCATACTGGATATAAAAGGATGTGATATTATCCTGGACGAGATACATACTTATTCGGACTATTCGCAAGCGATGGTACTGGAAATCGTCAAAGCACTTCTTAAATTCGGATGCCGCATCCACATCGGGACAGCAACGATGCCTACCGCTTTATACAATCAGTTGCTGGAGATATTAGGAGGGAAAGAGAATGTATACGAAGTCAAACTATCGGATGAAACACTGGATACATTCGACCGTCATCAGATATTCAAACTCGATAAGGAGGACAGCGTCTCCCCTATCCTGGTAAATGCCTTTAAGGGAAAAGAGAAAGTGCTCGCCATTTATAATACAGTCAATAAAGCGCAGGCTGCTTTCAAGGAGTTCAGGGAAGAATTTCCAGATATTCCCATGATGCTTATCCATAGCCGTTTCAAACAAAGCGACCGCGTTAAACTTGAAAAGCTGCTGAAAGAAGAGTTCAACGGCGACAGGAAAGAATATGGGAACGGGAAATGTCCCTGCCTGGTCATTTCGACACAGGTGGTTGAAGTCAGCCTGGATATCAGTTTCGACAGGATGATTACCCTGTGTGCCCCTTTGGATAGCCTGATACAGCGATTCGGAAGAATAAACAGAAAAAGGGTAACAAGTAATAACCGGATTTACAGGCCGATTCATGTAATCGCTCCCGAAGGAAATGTGCTTCCTTACAAAATGGAACTACTGAAACGCAGTTTCGACCAACTGCCGGATAACGGGGATATTTTGCAGGAAAGAAGTCTGCAGGAAAAAATAGACAAGGTATATCGATCGGTCGAAACAAAGGAGATCGATATTCATCTGGCCGTACAAGACGGAGACTTCTCGCTCATAAACCTGACCAGCCGGACTGAAGCCATTCTCCTGAAAGCGTTGGAAATAGAAAGTGCAACCTGTATACTGGCCGCCGACAGAGATAAGTATATCACTGCCACCTGGGAAGAGCGGATCAATATGGAAATACCTGTCAACTGGAAAACAATCTCCCGGTACCGGGATAAATACGAGCAGTTGCAGGATATAGGGGCAAATCCTTTTGTCATTCCTATGCCGCAGGAAGAATATGAGATTTATGGATTACAATTAGTGGAACATGATTAA
- the cas6 gene encoding CRISPR-associated endoribonuclease Cas6, translating to MRIHLSTSANNELVPFNYQQKLIGVLHRWLGTNELHDKISLYSFSWLKGGKRYKNGLNFPYGANWFISFCEEKYVKTIIKAIMDSPDMFCGMKVEGIIIQETPDLSTQNHFQLGSPVFIKRFYDDNHKHFTYKDENSGELMAETLRHKMQIAGLPEDPSLKIEFDLSYPNKKEKLVTIHNISNKCSMCPLIIHGTPLTKAFAWNCGIGSLTGSGCGSII from the coding sequence ATGAGAATACATCTATCAACGAGCGCCAACAACGAACTCGTTCCTTTCAATTACCAGCAGAAACTTATTGGAGTTTTGCACCGTTGGCTTGGGACAAACGAACTTCACGATAAAATATCCTTATACTCTTTCTCATGGTTAAAAGGAGGAAAAAGATATAAAAACGGACTCAATTTTCCTTATGGCGCCAACTGGTTTATCTCTTTTTGTGAAGAGAAATATGTCAAGACCATAATAAAAGCAATAATGGACTCACCGGATATGTTTTGCGGAATGAAAGTCGAAGGGATTATCATTCAGGAAACGCCCGATTTATCCACCCAAAATCATTTTCAACTCGGAAGCCCTGTCTTTATAAAACGCTTTTATGACGACAACCATAAACACTTCACCTATAAAGACGAGAACAGCGGAGAGTTGATGGCAGAAACTCTGAGGCATAAAATGCAGATTGCCGGATTACCGGAAGATCCTTCTCTAAAGATTGAGTTCGACCTTAGTTATCCCAATAAGAAAGAAAAACTCGTTACGATCCATAACATCAGTAATAAATGCAGTATGTGTCCCCTGATTATTCATGGTACACCTCTGACAAAAGCCTTCGCATGGAATTGCGGTATCGGATCTTTAACTGGTAGTGGTTGCGGTTCAATAATCTAA
- a CDS encoding phage integrase SAM-like domain-containing protein, with translation MEENNQMKKKGMARNGFVVYALGVIDEMERGRRYGMAQAYRNSVKSLVQFTGSQRVPFQLFRFEMLKAYEGWLLQEGCCENTVHYYLRNLRAIYNKAVKEKVIRPRMNPFLRNLRYRKSSRGIVPIAVMFGQYYPTMPTTRKTINTIGVRW, from the coding sequence ATGGAAGAGAACAATCAGATGAAGAAAAAAGGAATGGCGCGGAATGGGTTTGTGGTTTATGCATTGGGGGTGATAGATGAGATGGAGAGAGGAAGACGCTATGGGATGGCACAGGCCTATCGGAATAGCGTGAAATCGCTGGTGCAGTTTACCGGGAGTCAACGGGTACCGTTTCAGTTGTTTCGGTTCGAGATGCTGAAAGCCTATGAGGGCTGGTTGCTGCAGGAAGGATGTTGTGAGAATACCGTACATTACTATCTGCGGAACCTGCGAGCCATCTATAACAAAGCCGTGAAAGAGAAAGTGATCAGGCCCCGTATGAACCCTTTTTTGCGGAATCTCCGCTACAGGAAATCATCGAGAGGTATCGTACCGATAGCCGTTATGTTTGGCCAGTATTATCCGACGATGCCGACGACGCGGAAAACTATAAACACTATCGGAGTGCGTTGGTAA
- a CDS encoding tyrosine-type recombinase/integrase, producing MADITESLSSYMARHSWATAARNKLMPTAVISSYLGHASERTTQIYLDSFDGGVMKRLNHKVINLE from the coding sequence ATGGCAGATATCACCGAATCCCTGTCCTCCTATATGGCGCGTCACTCATGGGCTACGGCAGCACGTAATAAACTGATGCCTACAGCCGTCATTAGCTCTTACCTGGGACATGCCAGCGAACGGACCACGCAAATCTATCTGGATTCGTTCGACGGAGGCGTAATGAAAAGACTGAACCACAAAGTGATCAATCTGGAATAA
- a CDS encoding DUF5053 domain-containing protein: protein MANKEQINQELEALKSKFMLLNTDEERNAFRSEVKAFANSKSDEEKQLVSEAFIEGANKACARVDKLIDDVLRNKLDGIYESVSWSYIARTYFNKSRAWLSQRINGLMIHGKEAQFTNEEKQTLLQALRDISGKIERTARVIEQTL, encoded by the coding sequence ATGGCAAATAAGGAACAAATCAATCAGGAACTGGAAGCATTGAAAAGTAAGTTCATGCTCTTGAATACAGACGAAGAACGTAACGCGTTTCGTTCTGAAGTGAAGGCGTTTGCCAACTCAAAAAGCGACGAAGAAAAGCAGTTGGTTAGTGAAGCTTTTATCGAAGGAGCGAATAAAGCTTGCGCAAGAGTCGATAAACTAATCGATGACGTGCTTAGGAATAAACTTGATGGCATATATGAATCAGTATCCTGGTCTTACATTGCCCGTACCTATTTCAACAAAAGTCGTGCGTGGTTAAGCCAGCGTATAAACGGATTAATGATTCATGGCAAAGAAGCGCAATTCACCAATGAAGAAAAACAAACATTATTACAAGCACTCCGCGACATAAGCGGAAAAATAGAACGAACAGCTCGGGTTATCGAGCAAACCCTCTGA
- a CDS encoding tyrosine-type recombinase/integrase, which produces MKVTQENNRKRKGPLLYDYIRQRAESKQLMGKNSTADLYLAAGRHFYRFQRNKDIPIRDLTSTLLNDFQAYLQAKRLKINTINSYLSSLRAVYNAAFDEQPFEMRYHPFRKLKLKRDLTVKKPLSDQQVKKMAAADFRDRPDLTLATDLALFSFMAYGMPFADMVRLTRKNIRGQAIVYNRHKTGIEICIEITSGMWQIIHKYESSERDYLFPVMFASATYRQYKGMLSNHNSALKEVGRLLSISDNLTSYVMRYTWASEARRLHVDIAVISQALGHTNEKTTRGYFNRMEQPELNEANQKITDPISKILINKQKGRGVFRMEGTYL; this is translated from the coding sequence ATGAAAGTAACACAAGAAAACAATCGAAAAAGAAAAGGTCCTTTGTTGTACGACTATATTCGGCAGCGGGCGGAAAGTAAACAACTGATGGGTAAAAACAGTACAGCTGACCTTTATTTGGCAGCCGGTCGTCATTTTTACCGATTTCAAAGAAACAAGGATATACCGATTCGTGATCTGACTTCCACCTTGTTAAATGATTTTCAAGCCTATTTGCAGGCAAAAAGATTAAAGATCAATACGATTAATAGTTATCTGAGTAGCCTGAGGGCTGTCTACAATGCAGCTTTCGACGAACAGCCGTTTGAAATGAGGTATCATCCGTTTCGCAAGTTGAAACTGAAACGTGATCTGACAGTCAAAAAACCTTTATCTGATCAGCAAGTAAAGAAAATGGCGGCAGCTGATTTTCGTGACCGTCCCGATCTGACTCTGGCTACCGATTTGGCACTATTCAGTTTCATGGCTTATGGCATGCCTTTTGCTGATATGGTTCGTCTGACTCGAAAGAATATCCGAGGACAAGCTATAGTATATAACCGTCATAAAACGGGGATCGAGATATGTATTGAGATTACTTCCGGTATGTGGCAAATTATTCATAAATACGAGTCTTCCGAGAGGGATTATCTTTTTCCTGTGATGTTTGCATCTGCTACTTATCGGCAATACAAGGGGATGCTCTCTAATCATAATTCTGCATTGAAAGAAGTGGGTCGGCTTCTGTCGATTTCTGATAACCTGACCTCTTATGTAATGCGTTATACCTGGGCTTCGGAGGCTCGTCGTTTACATGTGGACATCGCCGTGATCAGCCAGGCATTAGGACATACCAATGAAAAGACCACCCGCGGATATTTTAATCGGATGGAACAGCCGGAACTGAATGAGGCCAATCAAAAGATTACGGATCCCATTAGTAAAATACTGATAAACAAACAAAAAGGTAGAGGTGTTTTTCGGATGGAAGGAACTTATTTATGA
- a CDS encoding DUF3575 domain-containing protein, whose amino-acid sequence MRKLILMMFLFVIPLSFYAQDRLTGEKGSTVGIKTNIPYWGAMVTFNAGAEFRLARHWSLDIETGLNPFDGKKDDGSYGKSLKHWRLHPEMRYWFCETFYKHFIGLHVPYILYNVSNIKLLGTEDERHQGWGAGVGVSYGYSWLLSKHWNLEATVGVGYLYLESEKYPCTNCGRRQEYVKKHYFGPTQAAINLIYQF is encoded by the coding sequence ATGAGAAAACTTATCTTGATGATGTTCCTGTTTGTGATCCCTCTGTCGTTCTACGCACAGGACAGGTTGACCGGAGAAAAAGGTTCGACCGTCGGGATCAAGACCAATATTCCATATTGGGGAGCAATGGTAACTTTTAATGCCGGCGCGGAGTTCCGCCTGGCACGTCACTGGAGTTTGGACATAGAGACCGGCCTCAATCCGTTCGACGGAAAGAAGGACGACGGGAGCTATGGCAAATCTCTCAAACATTGGCGACTCCATCCGGAGATGCGCTATTGGTTCTGTGAAACCTTTTATAAACATTTCATCGGGTTGCATGTCCCGTACATATTATATAATGTATCGAACATCAAACTGCTCGGTACCGAAGACGAACGCCACCAGGGGTGGGGCGCAGGCGTGGGCGTCAGCTACGGATATTCCTGGCTGCTCTCCAAACACTGGAACTTAGAAGCTACTGTCGGTGTGGGTTACCTCTACCTCGAATCGGAGAAGTACCCCTGTACTAACTGCGGACGCCGCCAAGAGTACGTGAAGAAACATTATTTCGGTCCCACGCAGGCCGCTATCAACCTGATTTATCAATTCTAA
- a CDS encoding DUF3868 domain-containing protein yields the protein MKMNKHTWIVASLLAVATLQAQEIKVKDKIVEKSDGTLLIGMTLDFGEIKVPSDRSLVCTPVISAGDSIRPLTPVILSGRDRHILYERTERTYTTHDEYELLRENGKPQTFEYTTRTPMAPWMKKSEVALVIDECGCGWEALQNDRSPLFPINMAEPVVLKPLLAYRTPEAEAVKARSIEGKAFLDFPVNKITIYPDYRNNPRELAAIRATIESVKDDPYATITEVWIKGFASPEGTYANNTYLAENRAKALCDYVKSLYRFEHATFSVDFEPEDWEGLEKRLEEMNLPDKAELLAIIRNPEPRDLDKKEWKLKTLNGGTSYKILLRDIYPALRHSDYVVKYNIRNFTAEEAKSLIYTDPKKLSLNEMFMVAQLFEAGSEKYNEVFEIAVRMFPDDPVSNLNAANIAIRTGQLDRAESYLAKAVEGDEKQLALASVRMLRGDLDGAEAILKGLENSSVAGEAARANLEQIKAKREE from the coding sequence ATGAAAATGAACAAGCATACATGGATTGTGGCAAGTCTGCTGGCGGTAGCCACCTTGCAGGCACAAGAGATTAAAGTAAAAGATAAGATTGTGGAGAAGTCGGACGGTACCCTGCTGATCGGCATGACGCTCGACTTCGGAGAAATCAAAGTCCCTTCAGACCGTAGCCTGGTTTGCACACCGGTCATATCGGCAGGAGACAGCATCCGTCCCCTGACACCGGTCATCCTGAGCGGACGCGACCGACATATATTATATGAACGGACAGAGCGCACCTATACGACACACGATGAATACGAACTGCTCCGCGAGAATGGCAAGCCACAGACCTTCGAATACACCACCCGCACACCGATGGCACCGTGGATGAAGAAGTCGGAAGTCGCCCTCGTCATCGACGAATGTGGTTGCGGTTGGGAGGCATTGCAGAACGACCGCTCACCGCTTTTTCCGATTAACATGGCAGAGCCGGTGGTATTGAAACCGCTGCTTGCCTACCGTACGCCCGAAGCCGAAGCAGTCAAGGCGCGTTCGATCGAAGGCAAGGCGTTCCTTGACTTCCCGGTTAATAAGATTACCATCTATCCCGACTATCGCAACAACCCGCGCGAACTGGCCGCCATCCGTGCCACGATCGAGTCGGTGAAGGACGATCCTTACGCCACTATCACGGAGGTGTGGATCAAAGGTTTCGCCTCTCCCGAAGGAACTTACGCCAACAACACCTATCTGGCAGAAAACCGTGCCAAGGCTTTGTGCGACTATGTGAAGAGCCTTTACCGCTTCGAACATGCTACCTTCAGCGTCGACTTCGAGCCGGAAGACTGGGAAGGGTTGGAAAAGCGGCTGGAAGAGATGAACTTGCCCGACAAGGCGGAACTGCTCGCCATCATCCGCAACCCGGAACCGCGCGACTTAGACAAAAAGGAATGGAAGCTAAAGACGCTGAACGGCGGAACCTCTTACAAGATCCTGTTGCGCGACATCTATCCCGCCTTGCGCCACTCGGATTACGTGGTGAAATACAACATCCGCAACTTCACAGCCGAAGAGGCGAAGTCGCTCATCTACACCGACCCGAAGAAGCTCAGCTTGAACGAAATGTTCATGGTGGCGCAGCTTTTCGAAGCCGGCAGCGAGAAGTATAACGAAGTGTTCGAAATCGCGGTCCGCATGTTCCCCGACGACCCGGTGTCTAATTTGAATGCCGCCAACATCGCCATTCGGACAGGCCAGCTCGACCGTGCGGAAAGCTACCTTGCGAAAGCTGTCGAAGGCGACGAGAAACAGTTGGCACTTGCCTCCGTCCGGATGCTGCGTGGCGATCTCGACGGTGCGGAAGCGATCCTGAAAGGATTGGAAAACAGCTCGGTAGCAGGCGAAGCCGCCCGTGCGAACCTCGAACAGATCAAGGCGAAGCGCGAAGAATGA
- a CDS encoding Mfa1 family fimbria major subunit (Members of this family are fimbrial shaft proteins (major subunit proteins), found in the Bacteriodetes. The family is named for Mfa1 from Porphyromonas gingivalis, and is related to but distinct from the family of FimA from the species.) produces the protein MNIIHKLLVYACAAGCFLSAACSDEYRTERDDDGDKPVEENYLRLTLRCPDAKAPLTRSNPTGGENGDGYEPGQDYETRIDDLMLLFYQGTDGVNSPALTPIDKIIYLDRDAMQGDNRTEPVLVGLPAGWYDLLVITNTGNIRPQLKDLTLGEVRDFLQKRAWMERNGEYSHFVMASDGHLDEKVYICGDNTIDNPAFATVEVERHAARIDYLPVHDYFDVMDKTAGAARVSITGAMIVNKLDAGSFMVKRVVGAVANDAFGPASAVEFLGLELPEWGDHQTNYVLDPWSRYKTMANVNSEMFNPNWPERPASDGKPVEALYENYFMSFGTSAGNWRFTNGMGDRVGEWYCVGYTKENTVARADQSPYYCTGVVFRTLYGPGRCLFYDPATGTTDYRKGLDGSPFTFFAFKGVIYGSPEAAMLAFTEGALDVSTYDFTGKTWGDVRSLASSLKEGDPTGYRRFLSRQLKDKDSSAALTAAEVSALAWKEYMYTTFGYASRTDGTPQVNQGGKDTRRLLARYGLHTYVDGVCFYTHWIRHSNNNAPSKGIMEYAIVRNNVYKLRIRDFYGLGDDIPYEPPFDPEPKDPINPDNPDDPKDPEDPDNPDEPNKPDEPEKIEIEVIVKPWGPLQDETIYF, from the coding sequence ATGAATATTATACATAAATTATTAGTATATGCCTGTGCTGCGGGCTGTTTTTTGTCTGCCGCATGTTCGGATGAGTACCGGACGGAACGGGACGACGACGGCGACAAGCCGGTGGAGGAGAACTATCTCCGACTGACGCTCCGTTGTCCGGATGCCAAGGCACCGCTCACCCGCTCGAATCCTACAGGAGGCGAGAACGGCGACGGCTACGAGCCGGGGCAGGACTACGAGACGCGCATCGACGACCTGATGTTGCTCTTCTACCAAGGGACAGACGGGGTGAACTCGCCTGCCTTGACCCCGATAGACAAGATTATCTATCTCGACCGCGACGCTATGCAGGGCGACAACCGCACCGAACCGGTGTTGGTGGGATTGCCCGCCGGATGGTACGACCTGCTGGTTATTACCAACACCGGCAATATCCGCCCGCAGCTCAAAGACTTGACGCTCGGAGAAGTACGTGACTTCCTGCAAAAGCGTGCGTGGATGGAAAGAAACGGCGAGTATTCACATTTCGTGATGGCTTCGGACGGCCACCTGGACGAGAAGGTGTATATCTGTGGCGACAACACGATCGATAACCCCGCTTTCGCAACGGTCGAGGTCGAACGCCATGCGGCACGCATCGACTACCTGCCGGTACATGACTATTTCGATGTGATGGACAAGACGGCGGGAGCAGCCCGCGTGTCGATTACCGGTGCCATGATCGTCAACAAGCTGGATGCAGGTTCATTCATGGTCAAACGAGTGGTCGGAGCGGTGGCCAACGATGCGTTCGGACCGGCAAGCGCAGTTGAGTTTTTAGGCTTGGAGTTGCCTGAATGGGGCGACCACCAGACTAACTACGTGCTCGACCCGTGGAGCCGCTACAAGACGATGGCGAATGTGAACAGCGAGATGTTCAACCCTAACTGGCCGGAGCGTCCCGCTTCGGACGGCAAACCGGTCGAAGCACTCTATGAAAACTACTTTATGAGTTTCGGTACTTCGGCAGGTAACTGGCGTTTCACCAACGGTATGGGTGACCGCGTGGGCGAATGGTACTGCGTGGGCTACACGAAAGAAAATACGGTAGCGCGTGCCGACCAGTCGCCTTACTATTGCACAGGCGTGGTGTTCAGGACATTATACGGACCCGGAAGGTGTCTCTTCTATGATCCCGCTACCGGAACGACCGACTATCGCAAAGGATTGGACGGTTCGCCGTTTACCTTCTTTGCTTTCAAAGGCGTAATTTACGGTTCGCCCGAAGCAGCGATGCTGGCTTTCACTGAAGGGGCACTGGACGTCTCTACCTACGACTTCACGGGCAAGACCTGGGGCGACGTGCGTTCGCTGGCATCGAGCTTGAAGGAGGGCGACCCGACCGGATACCGCCGTTTCCTTTCAAGGCAGTTGAAAGACAAGGATTCTTCAGCTGCTCTGACTGCTGCCGAAGTTTCGGCATTGGCGTGGAAGGAATATATGTATACGACGTTCGGATATGCCTCACGCACGGATGGCACGCCGCAGGTCAATCAGGGCGGTAAAGACACGCGTCGTCTGTTGGCACGCTATGGTCTGCATACCTATGTGGACGGTGTTTGTTTCTACACACACTGGATTCGCCATTCTAACAACAATGCTCCGTCGAAGGGCATCATGGAGTATGCCATTGTGCGCAACAACGTCTACAAGTTGCGCATCCGTGACTTCTACGGCCTGGGAGACGATATTCCCTACGAACCGCCGTTCGATCCCGAACCTAAGGACCCGATAAATCCGGATAACCCGGATGATCCGAAAGACCCCGAAGATCCCGACAATCCAGATGAACCGAACAAACCCGATGAACCGGAAAAAATCGAAATCGAAGTGATTGTCAAGCCTTGGGGACCGCTTCAGGACGAGACGATTTATTTTTAA